A stretch of Haloprofundus halophilus DNA encodes these proteins:
- the nth gene encoding endonuclease III: MGEPLPSREEQALEVLDRLYDEYPDTTISLNFSNRLELLIAVMLSAQCTDERVNKVTADLFETYRTPEEYANAPQEEMAEAISSITYYNNKAKYIRSAAADIVEKHGGEVPDTMDELTELAGVGRKTANVVLQHGHDVVEGIVVDTHVQRISRRLGLTEEEYPERIEEDLMPVVPEEDWQQYTHLLISHGRAVCTARNPTCSDCVLEDVCPSSKLDHEVDLASGDAW, translated from the coding sequence ATGGGAGAGCCACTGCCGTCGCGCGAGGAGCAGGCGTTGGAAGTCCTCGACCGCCTGTACGACGAGTACCCTGACACCACGATTTCGCTGAACTTCTCGAACCGCCTCGAACTGCTCATCGCCGTGATGCTGTCGGCGCAGTGCACCGACGAGCGCGTCAACAAGGTGACCGCCGACCTCTTCGAGACGTACCGCACGCCCGAGGAGTACGCGAACGCGCCGCAGGAGGAGATGGCCGAGGCCATCTCGTCTATCACCTACTACAACAACAAGGCGAAGTACATCCGCTCGGCGGCCGCCGACATCGTCGAGAAACACGGCGGCGAGGTGCCCGACACGATGGACGAACTCACGGAGTTGGCGGGCGTCGGTCGGAAAACGGCGAACGTCGTGCTCCAGCACGGCCACGACGTCGTCGAGGGTATCGTCGTCGACACGCACGTCCAGCGCATCAGTCGCCGACTCGGCCTCACCGAGGAGGAGTACCCCGAGCGAATCGAGGAAGACCTGATGCCCGTCGTCCCCGAGGAGGACTGGCAGCAGTACACCCACCTGCTCATCAGCCACGGCCGAGCGGTCTGTACGGCCCGCAACCCGACGTGTTCGGACTGCGTGCTCGAAGACGTCTGCCCCTCCTCGAAACTCGACCACGAGGTCGACCTCGCCAGCGGCGACGCGTGGTGA
- a CDS encoding DUF7321 family protein, which yields MVSDTAIATLAASMVTASFPFYLYGAWIMIDTETVTWDVLVYHLKFIFAGLALNTIPVVVWMVPRLLDQLGGLSALHAILGLQAYAMLIFALTGIARIFQAKRNADLYRNPDQELDLNDLHENMGAWRGRLRLGVLGYVLFWIAAYLVGIARYVTMYF from the coding sequence ATGGTAAGCGATACCGCCATCGCGACGCTCGCCGCGTCGATGGTGACCGCGAGTTTCCCGTTCTACCTCTACGGCGCGTGGATCATGATCGACACCGAGACGGTCACGTGGGACGTGCTCGTCTACCACCTGAAGTTCATCTTCGCCGGCCTCGCGCTGAACACGATTCCGGTCGTCGTCTGGATGGTTCCGCGGCTGCTCGACCAACTCGGCGGTCTGTCCGCGCTACACGCCATCCTCGGTCTACAGGCGTACGCGATGTTGATCTTCGCGCTCACGGGCATCGCCCGTATCTTTCAGGCCAAGCGCAACGCCGACCTGTACCGGAACCCCGACCAGGAGCTCGACCTGAACGACCTCCACGAGAACATGGGCGCGTGGCGCGGCCGACTCCGCCTCGGCGTCCTCGGGTACGTGCTGTTCTGGATTGCGGCGTATCTGGTCGGTATCGCACGCTACGTGACGATGTATTTCTGA
- a CDS encoding DUF7319 domain-containing protein — protein MSDPSSASADGPDDEPSDRRPEAGTDADELDALRREVESKYDFDNFGPREMAEMSLEEWEVAFDSDSWITGRELLDRVEKELRSRVASREVFAVVERVREDGEDRVVAYSDEGFAVVYDDGSVEGRGTVLRDVKPTVALCSMDDYEVEEPPLDASLPNPEDVSEGTGQLGNNMLQVVAGVQIIAALGLLVLWSPLTSLIPFSSAGQLNFAPPVVAFFFLLVGLFLFMTVANARLSDRFRAEEYRNRLRALDPEQVERPEFLPGSGESESTPSEAGGGRRNERPDNSTGNE, from the coding sequence ATGTCCGACCCGTCATCCGCGTCGGCGGACGGTCCCGACGACGAGCCGAGCGACCGGCGGCCCGAGGCCGGGACCGACGCCGACGAGTTGGACGCGCTTCGCCGCGAAGTCGAGTCCAAGTACGACTTCGACAACTTCGGTCCCAGAGAGATGGCGGAGATGTCGCTCGAAGAGTGGGAGGTCGCCTTCGACAGCGACTCGTGGATAACGGGCCGGGAACTGCTCGACAGAGTCGAGAAGGAGCTTCGCTCGCGCGTCGCCAGCCGCGAGGTGTTCGCCGTCGTCGAGCGCGTCCGCGAAGACGGCGAAGACCGGGTCGTCGCCTACTCCGACGAAGGGTTCGCCGTCGTCTACGACGACGGCAGCGTCGAGGGCCGCGGCACGGTGCTCAGAGACGTGAAACCGACGGTCGCGCTCTGCTCGATGGACGATTACGAAGTCGAGGAGCCGCCGCTCGACGCCTCGCTGCCGAACCCCGAGGACGTGTCCGAGGGGACGGGCCAACTCGGCAACAACATGCTGCAGGTCGTCGCGGGCGTCCAGATTATCGCCGCGCTCGGTCTGCTCGTCCTCTGGTCGCCGTTGACCTCGCTCATCCCGTTCTCGTCCGCCGGTCAGTTGAACTTCGCCCCGCCGGTAGTGGCGTTCTTCTTCCTGCTCGTCGGGCTGTTCCTGTTCATGACCGTCGCCAACGCGCGGCTCTCGGACCGGTTCCGCGCCGAGGAGTACCGAAACCGACTGCGGGCGCTCGACCCCGAGCAGGTCGAACGCCCGGAGTTCCTCCCGGGTAGCGGCGAGTCGGAGTCGACTCCCTCGGAAGCCGGCGGCGGGAGGCGGAACGAACGTCCCGATAACTCCACCGGAAACGAGTAG
- a CDS encoding halocyanin domain-containing protein, producing MKRRDFLRAAGGSAAAAAAASGTAAAQEEGGQQPDFGSWLSGVDGGYQDMRGQSEVTVQVGADGNGGAYAFQPAGIWVDSGTTVIWEWTGEGGGHNVANTGGPGDYTSETTEEAGFTFEYTFEESGISEYQCEPHAGLGMKGAVAVGEDVPTTSAGGGEKELHELGVPVQAHWVGSATLLGIVVTIIYSFYILKYGESANTGRGR from the coding sequence ATGAAAAGGCGGGACTTTCTGAGAGCGGCCGGTGGCTCGGCTGCCGCCGCAGCCGCCGCATCCGGCACCGCCGCCGCGCAGGAAGAAGGCGGACAACAACCCGATTTCGGGAGTTGGCTCTCCGGCGTCGACGGTGGCTATCAGGACATGCGGGGACAGAGCGAGGTGACCGTGCAGGTCGGTGCAGACGGCAACGGCGGGGCGTACGCCTTCCAACCCGCCGGCATCTGGGTCGACTCGGGTACGACGGTTATCTGGGAGTGGACCGGCGAAGGCGGCGGCCACAACGTCGCCAATACGGGCGGTCCCGGCGACTACACCTCCGAGACGACCGAAGAGGCGGGCTTCACGTTCGAGTACACCTTCGAGGAGAGCGGCATCAGCGAGTACCAGTGTGAACCGCACGCCGGCCTCGGGATGAAAGGCGCCGTCGCCGTCGGCGAGGACGTTCCGACGACCTCCGCGGGCGGCGGCGAGAAGGAACTTCACGAACTCGGCGTGCCGGTGCAGGCGCACTGGGTCGGCTCGGCGACCCTCCTCGGCATCGTCGTCACTATCATCTACTCGTTCTACATCCTGAAGTACGGCGAGTCCGCTAACACCGGGAGGGGTCGATAG
- a CDS encoding DUF7318 family protein: MSSSGSTYGDIHRYEPARESTAAAIAIVLLTIFEVLFVFLFTYGLVSGWGLTDTGNMFLGGVLTVIFVDLAFILALYRKEFLPDVMIVKKRRRKWEDLYVREEQADGETIGTDAWDTLKRAVYPYYKR, from the coding sequence ATGTCCTCCTCCGGCAGTACCTACGGCGACATCCACCGGTACGAACCGGCGCGCGAGAGCACCGCCGCGGCCATCGCCATCGTCCTCCTGACGATATTCGAGGTGTTGTTCGTGTTCCTGTTCACGTACGGGCTCGTCTCCGGTTGGGGACTCACCGACACCGGGAACATGTTCCTCGGCGGCGTTCTCACGGTCATCTTCGTCGATTTGGCGTTCATCCTCGCGCTGTACCGCAAGGAGTTCTTGCCCGACGTGATGATCGTAAAGAAGCGCCGTCGCAAGTGGGAGGACCTCTACGTCCGCGAAGAACAGGCAGACGGCGAAACCATCGGGACCGACGCGTGGGACACGCTCAAACGCGCGGTCTACCCCTACTACAAGAGGTAA
- a CDS encoding cytochrome b: protein MSLERKDDYDHDAWLKEKDLSPVETTFLTALIWMDKRLRIVDYLEILETLYYRVNLQMPKSHTEQYNLDNKFWYWYPLYTLGLFSTLAYIVAAVSGALLGFYYSPATSGDPTTAYTQIEFIMTELQFGFFLRSLHRWSAQVMVAAVFLHMLRVYFTGAYKEPRELNWILGIILISLTMGFGYTGYLLPWDQLAFWAGQIGVEMALSVPLIGEWAAQLVFGGFTLSQATLQRMYIIHVFLLPFIVTTLIAIHIGIVWVQGIAEPH, encoded by the coding sequence ATGAGCTTAGAACGAAAAGACGACTACGACCACGACGCGTGGCTGAAGGAGAAAGACCTCTCGCCCGTCGAGACGACGTTCCTCACCGCGCTCATCTGGATGGACAAGCGACTCCGCATCGTTGACTATTTGGAGATTCTGGAGACGCTCTACTACCGGGTCAACCTCCAGATGCCGAAGAGTCACACCGAACAGTACAACCTCGACAACAAGTTCTGGTACTGGTACCCGCTGTACACGCTGGGGCTGTTCTCGACGCTCGCGTACATCGTCGCCGCGGTGAGCGGGGCCTTACTGGGCTTCTACTACTCTCCCGCGACCAGCGGCGACCCGACGACGGCGTACACCCAGATCGAGTTCATCATGACCGAACTCCAGTTCGGGTTCTTCCTCCGCAGCCTCCACCGCTGGTCCGCGCAGGTGATGGTCGCGGCGGTGTTCCTCCACATGCTCCGGGTGTACTTCACCGGCGCGTACAAGGAACCGCGCGAACTCAACTGGATACTCGGTATCATCCTGATCAGCCTGACGATGGGGTTCGGCTACACCGGCTACCTGCTGCCGTGGGACCAGCTCGCCTTCTGGGCGGGCCAGATCGGCGTCGAGATGGCGCTGTCGGTCCCGCTCATCGGCGAGTGGGCGGCCCAGTTGGTGTTCGGCGGGTTCACGCTGAGTCAGGCGACGCTGCAACGCATGTACATCATCCACGTGTTCCTGCTCCCGTTCATCGTGACGACGCTCATCGCCATCCACATCGGCATCGTCTGGGTGCAGGGCATCGCGGAACCGCACTAA
- a CDS encoding cytochrome bc complex cytochrome b subunit — protein sequence MTNNDNTTAETDGGTGIVAPDDETPTWSERKARKTGLSRLTYEYFERSRREDQDLRTESDYVERDVLGFPTWPHETVRNLSIASFFVGMIFFLSATLPPHIGSPANPSSTPAIILPDWYLYWSFGLLKLSPVNPELSILGGQKLMADRTYGVLANVVVVGFIAMVPFLNKGSARRPVEQPFWAAVGVGGVVFAFTISVLAVQNLMPMNIDLLFDLTFLLPIVAGIVTYAVLKTMREGYMYDLNRRYYRLRPPR from the coding sequence ATGACAAACAACGACAACACGACCGCGGAAACCGACGGCGGCACGGGCATCGTCGCCCCCGACGACGAGACGCCGACGTGGAGCGAGCGCAAGGCTCGCAAGACCGGCCTCTCTCGGCTCACGTACGAGTATTTCGAGCGCTCGCGCCGCGAAGACCAAGACCTCCGAACGGAGTCCGACTACGTCGAACGCGACGTGCTCGGCTTCCCGACCTGGCCGCACGAGACGGTGCGCAACCTCTCTATCGCCAGTTTCTTCGTCGGGATGATTTTCTTCCTCTCGGCGACGCTGCCGCCGCACATCGGCTCGCCCGCGAACCCGAGTTCGACGCCCGCCATCATCCTACCCGACTGGTATCTGTACTGGTCGTTCGGCCTGCTGAAACTCAGTCCGGTCAACCCCGAACTGTCCATCCTCGGCGGGCAGAAACTGATGGCCGACCGGACGTACGGTGTGCTGGCGAACGTCGTCGTCGTCGGCTTCATCGCGATGGTGCCGTTCCTCAACAAGGGGAGCGCCCGGCGTCCCGTCGAACAGCCGTTCTGGGCGGCCGTCGGCGTCGGCGGCGTCGTCTTCGCGTTCACCATCAGCGTCCTCGCGGTGCAGAACCTGATGCCGATGAACATCGACCTGCTGTTCGACCTCACGTTCCTCCTGCCCATCGTCGCGGGTATCGTCACCTACGCGGTGCTCAAGACGATGCGCGAGGGGTACATGTACGACCTCAACCGCCGGTACTACCGGCTTCGACCGCCGCGGTAG
- a CDS encoding DUF7315 family membrane protein, whose amino-acid sequence MSSDTNSDTADGRTTSDSDATTGSDAADDPDANDGPETTGGGPRRSDSGRRDVVVPMRLYKTITVFSTLIAVVSVVIGFVLIDAATIQFSFLRRAITGALAAVGLGVAPGVLSAVLALVGITIIGLGAGVYVLGTRFRARGMGNSQEDSDELSDNG is encoded by the coding sequence ATGAGTTCAGATACGAACAGTGATACCGCCGACGGGCGCACGACCTCCGACAGCGACGCGACCACCGGCAGCGACGCGGCCGACGATCCCGACGCGAACGATGGCCCAGAGACGACCGGAGGCGGGCCGCGCAGGTCCGACTCGGGCCGACGCGACGTCGTCGTCCCGATGCGACTGTACAAGACGATAACCGTGTTCTCGACGCTCATCGCCGTCGTCTCCGTCGTAATCGGCTTCGTTCTCATCGACGCGGCGACCATCCAGTTCAGTTTCCTTCGACGGGCCATCACCGGCGCGCTGGCGGCGGTCGGTCTCGGCGTCGCGCCGGGGGTTCTCAGCGCAGTGCTCGCGCTCGTCGGTATCACGATCATCGGCCTCGGCGCGGGCGTCTACGTTCTCGGGACCCGATTCCGCGCCCGCGGAATGGGAAACTCTCAAGAGGACTCCGACGAACTCTCGGATAATGGCTGA
- a CDS encoding DUF7314 family protein: MADEFIKGLTIATAAGLGWMVLAGWYRTSSFESAAQLVEPVTVEGPDLFNGIAIALMDVLLWFAILGALTFWVLIPVGRELRASYSERRSQ, encoded by the coding sequence ATGGCTGACGAGTTCATCAAGGGGTTGACCATCGCCACCGCCGCCGGACTCGGTTGGATGGTGCTGGCGGGCTGGTACCGCACGAGCAGTTTCGAGAGCGCCGCGCAGTTGGTCGAACCCGTGACGGTCGAGGGACCCGACCTGTTCAACGGCATCGCCATCGCGCTGATGGACGTGCTGCTCTGGTTCGCGATTCTCGGCGCGCTCACGTTCTGGGTGCTCATCCCGGTCGGCCGCGAACTCCGCGCGTCCTACAGCGAGCGCCGCTCGCAGTAA
- a CDS encoding DUF7313 family protein: protein MQPLQFIVPLDVLEAIAPALPAVILVFVLANMATRFLGHRAHARQAREDEEITRYTPHTLTSGALVVASLLYLVVAPHGGMVMSVLVLGMFVTDFFEFEARQVEARNGMDVERPKGGLAASVLVLLYAAFQSLFFLIADVWTQII, encoded by the coding sequence ATGCAACCGCTGCAGTTCATCGTGCCCCTCGACGTTCTCGAGGCTATCGCCCCGGCGCTGCCGGCCGTTATCCTGGTGTTCGTGCTGGCAAACATGGCGACGCGCTTCCTCGGCCACCGCGCGCACGCCCGCCAAGCCCGCGAGGACGAGGAGATCACTCGATACACGCCGCACACGCTCACGAGCGGTGCGCTCGTCGTCGCGTCGCTCCTGTACCTCGTCGTCGCGCCGCACGGCGGGATGGTCATGTCCGTCCTCGTGCTCGGGATGTTCGTCACCGACTTCTTCGAGTTCGAGGCCCGTCAGGTCGAAGCGCGAAACGGGATGGACGTCGAGCGGCCGAAGGGCGGCCTCGCGGCGTCCGTGCTGGTGCTGCTGTACGCGGCGTTCCAGAGTCTCTTCTTCCTCATCGCCGACGTCTGGACGCAGATCATCTGA
- a CDS encoding NAD(+)/NADH kinase: MSGARDDTATAVSLRGDDDGRVERALRAAEFAFSDPEEASFVVAVGERALVDAVRERPNGPILPVDVGGQHSVSPSALDDAFAALAETDRRTVDHPLLSVAVGDERVADAVFDAMLVTNEPARISEYAVRSGDDPLDAFRADGVVVATPLGSSGYARAAGGPVLTPGTGLGVVPVSPFSTRWDSWVVDGVVSLSVERDEGAVSLVVDGDRATTVDPHVPVRIEPSAEATLLRPPTPE, translated from the coding sequence ATGAGTGGCGCGCGCGACGACACGGCGACGGCGGTTTCGCTTCGCGGCGACGACGACGGCCGAGTCGAGCGCGCGCTCCGCGCCGCCGAGTTCGCGTTCTCCGACCCGGAGGAGGCCTCGTTCGTCGTCGCCGTCGGCGAACGCGCCCTCGTCGACGCCGTCCGCGAGCGGCCGAACGGCCCGATTCTCCCCGTCGACGTCGGCGGACAACACTCGGTGTCGCCGTCGGCACTCGACGACGCGTTCGCCGCGCTCGCCGAAACCGACCGCCGGACCGTCGACCACCCGCTGCTGTCGGTCGCCGTCGGCGACGAGCGCGTGGCCGACGCCGTCTTCGACGCGATGCTCGTCACGAACGAACCGGCGCGCATCTCCGAGTACGCCGTCCGGAGCGGCGACGACCCGCTCGACGCGTTTCGGGCCGACGGCGTCGTCGTCGCGACGCCGCTCGGCAGTTCCGGATACGCGCGGGCGGCGGGCGGTCCGGTACTCACCCCCGGCACCGGCCTCGGCGTCGTGCCCGTCTCGCCGTTTTCGACGCGCTGGGACTCGTGGGTCGTCGACGGCGTCGTCTCGCTGTCGGTCGAACGCGACGAGGGCGCCGTCTCGCTCGTCGTCGACGGCGACCGGGCGACGACCGTCGACCCCCACGTGCCCGTCCGAATCGAACCCAGCGCCGAAGCGACGCTGCTTCGGCCGCCGACGCCGGAGTGA
- a CDS encoding M28 family peptidase: protein MEDTDWIGETFTSDTGWNHLETLVDIGDRMAGSPGERAAMERTRDALSDVGARDARIDEFDIQGWVRGDSAVEAGDTTQDCIALPRSPADAASGELVDLGYGLPEDFDADLDGKVVVVSSTVPDHYDRFIHRREKYYYAVEAGAAAFVFRNHVEGCLPPTGSVGTPDAPIGDIPAVGVSAEVGARLARRFEGETVTVSVDCDTPDATSGNVHAVVGPDTDEEILVTSHLDAHDIAEGAADNGTGTAMVVELARILADREDELDTRVRFVPFGAEEVGLVGSAHEAERADFESIEAVVNFDGVANGRTLRFHTHDFDELEAAAEGVGERFGHPVSVVPEQLPHSDHWPFVQWGVPGYMVGSETQGRGRGWGHTYADTLDKLEVRTFREQAVLLAELVVDLADADTVVEHKAPEEIAERLEAEDHAPGMKITGDWPY from the coding sequence ATGGAAGACACCGACTGGATCGGCGAGACGTTCACGAGCGACACCGGGTGGAACCACCTCGAAACGCTCGTCGACATCGGCGACCGGATGGCGGGCAGTCCGGGCGAACGAGCGGCGATGGAGCGAACCCGGGACGCGCTGAGCGACGTCGGCGCGCGCGACGCCCGTATCGACGAGTTCGACATCCAAGGCTGGGTACGCGGCGACAGCGCCGTCGAGGCGGGCGACACGACGCAGGACTGCATCGCGCTGCCGCGAAGCCCGGCAGACGCCGCGAGCGGCGAACTCGTCGACCTCGGCTACGGCCTCCCCGAGGATTTCGACGCCGACCTCGACGGGAAAGTCGTCGTGGTCTCGTCGACGGTGCCGGACCACTACGACCGGTTCATCCACCGCCGCGAGAAGTACTACTACGCCGTCGAGGCCGGCGCGGCCGCGTTCGTGTTCAGAAACCACGTCGAGGGCTGTCTCCCGCCGACCGGCAGCGTCGGCACGCCCGACGCGCCCATCGGCGACATCCCCGCGGTAGGCGTGAGCGCCGAGGTCGGTGCGCGTCTCGCCCGCCGGTTCGAGGGGGAGACCGTCACCGTCAGCGTCGACTGCGACACCCCCGACGCGACGAGCGGGAACGTCCACGCCGTCGTCGGTCCCGATACGGACGAGGAGATACTCGTCACCAGCCACCTCGACGCCCACGACATCGCCGAGGGGGCCGCCGACAACGGGACGGGGACGGCGATGGTCGTCGAACTCGCGCGCATCCTCGCCGACCGGGAGGACGAACTCGACACTCGCGTCCGGTTCGTCCCCTTCGGCGCGGAGGAGGTCGGACTCGTCGGCTCCGCACACGAGGCCGAGCGGGCCGACTTCGAGTCCATCGAGGCCGTCGTGAACTTCGACGGCGTCGCCAACGGGCGGACGCTGCGGTTCCACACCCACGACTTCGACGAACTGGAGGCCGCCGCCGAAGGCGTCGGCGAGCGCTTCGGTCACCCCGTGAGCGTCGTTCCCGAGCAGCTACCGCACTCGGACCACTGGCCGTTCGTCCAGTGGGGCGTCCCCGGCTACATGGTCGGCAGCGAGACGCAGGGCCGCGGTCGCGGGTGGGGACACACCTACGCCGACACGCTCGACAAACTCGAAGTGCGGACGTTCCGCGAGCAGGCGGTGCTGCTCGCCGAGCTGGTCGTCGACCTCGCCGACGCCGACACCGTCGTCGAGCACAAAGCACCCGAGGAGATAGCCGAGCGCCTCGAAGCCGAGGACCACGCCCCCGGGATGAAGATAACCGGTGACTGGCCGTACTGA